A genomic window from Salvelinus namaycush isolate Seneca chromosome 5, SaNama_1.0, whole genome shotgun sequence includes:
- the LOC120048694 gene encoding solute carrier family 2, facilitated glucose transporter member 3-like gives MENMEDGKKKKGVTCYLLYCITTAVIGSLQFGYNTGVINAPEQKLRRFFQNVSMDRYGDPFSSGTNTMVWSFAVAIFSVGGMVGSLSVGVMVDRFGRRKSMLLANVLALLGGTLMGLSSLCKSFEMVIIGRLVIGVFCGLCTGLTPMYVGELAPTHLRGAFGTLHQLGVVIGILVAQVFGLEFLLGSDSLWPLLLSLTAIPAVVQSIMLPFCPESPRYLLISLNQEEEARKALVRLRGCEDVSDDIQEMKEEGMKMAMEKKVTIPELFRSPAYRQPIIIAIILQLSQQLSGINAVFYYSTGIFDTAGVTQPIYATIGAGVVNTLFTVVSLFLVERAGRRTLHLIGLAGMAVSALLMTISLALVKTNTSLSYLAIVAVFAFVASFEMGPGPIPWFIVAELFSQGPRPAAMAVAGCSNWTANFLVGLGFPKLEELCGPYVFIIFMIFLIFFFVFTYFKVPETKGRTFDDIAKGFAGTAGAQSPPPEGMVTLPVSPTTEKVPMVEFPTEEK, from the exons aAGAAGAAGGGAGTGACCTGTTACCTCCTCTACTGCATCACTACAGCCGTCATCGGCTCCCTGCAGTTCGGATACAACACTGGAGTCATCAATGCCCctgagcag AAACTGCGACGGTTCTTCCAGAATGTGTCTATGGATCGTTATGGAGACCCCTTCTCCTCTGGGACTAACACCATGGTTTGGAGCTTCGCTGTGGCCATCTTCAGTGTGGGGGGCATGGTTGGGTCCTTGTCTGTGGGGGTCATGGTGGACAGGTTTGGGAG GCGTAAGTCCATGCTCCTGGCCAACGTACTGGCCCTTCTGGGTGGAACTCTGATGGGTCTGTCCAGCCTGTGTAAGTCCTTTGAGATGGTCATCATTGGCAGGCTGGTCATTGGCGTGTTCTGTGGCCTGTGTACGGGACTGACGCCCATGTACGTGGGAGAGCTGGCCCCCACGCACCTCAGGGGGGCCTTCGGCACCCTCCACCAGCTGGGAGTGGTCATTGGCATCCTGGTGGCACAG gTCTTTGGTCTGGAGTTTCTGCTGGGGTCAGACTCCCTGTGGCCCCTCCTGCTGTCCCTGACGGCCATCCCTGCTGTGGTGCAGAGCATCATGTTGCCCTTCTGCCCAGAGAGCCCCCGCTACCTCCTCATCAGCCTCAACCAGGAGGAGGAGGCTCGCAAAG CCCTGGTGCGTCTGCGTGGCTGTGAGGACGTAAGTGATGACATCCAGGAGATGAAGGAAGAAGGGATGAAGATGGCCATGGAGAAGAAGGTCACTATTCCAGAACTCTTCCGCTCGCCAGCCTACCGTCAGCCAATCATCATCGCCATCATCCTGCAGCTCTCCCAGCAGCTCTCTGGCATCAACGCG GTATTCTACTATTCGACAGGTATATTTGACACTGCCGGGGTGACCCAGCCCATCTACGCCACTATAGGAGCTGGGGTGGTCAACACTCTATTCACAGTGGTGTCT CTCTTTCTGGTGGAGAGGGCGGGACGAAGGACCCTGCACCTTATCGGATTGGCTGGAATGGCTGTCAGTGCTCTGCTCATGACCATCTCCCTCGCATTGGTG AAGACCAACACGTCTCTGAGCTACCTGGCCATCGTGGCGGTGTTTGCCTTCGTGGCCAGTTTTGAGATGGGCCCAGGTCCTATCCCATGGTTCATAGTTGCTGAGTTGTTCTCCCAGGGGCCTCGGCCTGCAGCTATGGCCGTCGCTGGCTGCTCCAACTGGACCGCCAACTTCCTGGTTGGGCTGGGCTTCCCCAAACTGGAG GAGCTGTGTGGTCCTTACGTCTTCATCATCTTCATGAtcttcctcatcttcttcttcgtCTTCACCTACTTCAAAGTTCCGGAGACCAAGGGGCGGACCTTTGACGACATTGCCAAAGGATTCGCCGGCACTGCAGGAGCACAATCTCCTCCCCCAGAGGGTATGGTCACCCTGCCCGTCTCCCCGACGACGGAGAAAGTCCCAATGGTTGAGTTTCCGACGGAAGAGAAGTAA